One Lutra lutra chromosome 18, mLutLut1.2, whole genome shotgun sequence genomic window carries:
- the LOC125090745 gene encoding uncharacterized protein LOC125090745: MEAKLVSQRDLLRTAGAVPSAWRWLWTALRDGGRAGSQASAQVRLGDGMGPGGAQEGSVIRAPAKPVSPVPPVQPGPRRLPRCAAGRRRRPRELLHAGAAGVLRGESLSSGLGYFSGSRALPPRRPSPGPSRTCARVGASCLLGPAVWAAAVAAAGHGGRRSLRDLGGPKEAAGRPRTCTVGAGLVGTESLGTLPASAPRKALLGSFHGTR, translated from the coding sequence ATGGAGGCAAAGCTTGTCTCGCAGCGTGACTTGCTGAGGACCGCCGGCGCCGTGCCCAGCGCCTGGCGGTGGCTCTGGACGGCGCTGAGGGACGGCGGGAGGGCAGGCTCGCAGGCGAGCGCGCAGGTGCGGCTTGGGGACGGCATGGGCCCGGGCGGGGCGCAGGAAGGGAGCGTGATTCGGGCGCCTGCGAAGCCGGTGTCGCCGGTGCCTCCCGTGCAGCCTGGCCCCCGCCGTCTGCCGCGCTGCGCCGCCGGTCGTCGGCGGAGGCCGAGAGAGCTGCTCCACGCCGGGGCCGCCGGCGTCCTGCGCGGCGAGTCCCTGAGCTCGGGCCTGGGCTACTTCTCCGGCTCCCGTGCGCTCCCTCCGCGCCGCCCCTCGCCGGGCCCGAGCCGGACGTGCGCGCGGGTGGGAGCGTCTTGCCTTCTGGGCCCCGCCGTCTGGGCTGCGGCTGTGGCAGCGGCAGGACACGGCGGCAGACGATCCCTGCGCGATCTGGGGGGCCCCAAGGAGGCCGCGGGCCGACCGCGGACCTGCACCGTGGGGGCGGGCCTTGTCGGGACAGAATCTCTCGGTACACTGCCCGCATCCGCGCCCAGAAAGGCACTTCTGGGATCTTTCCACGGGACCCGTTGA